DNA from Lusitaniella coriacea LEGE 07157:
TAATCAAATTTTCTTTCCCCAAACCCTCCGTGAGAAACACCTCTCCCTGGACAGTCTGCGTCTCTTCTGGCGTTGCTAAAGACACATCGTCCGGGCGAATTCCCATCACCACGCTAGAGAGAGGATTGGAAAAATCCGGAAGTGCAATCCGGAAATCACCCAAAAACGCCTGCTGTCCTTCGCATCGCAGCGTAAGCAGATTCATCTGCGGACTGCCCACAAACCCCGCCACAAACTCATTCGCCGGATGGGTATAAATACGCCGGGGAGGATCGAGTTGCTGCACCAGTCCATCCTTAAGAACCGCAACCTTACTCGATAGGGTCATCGCCTCAGTTTGGTCGTGAGTCACGTAGACAACGGGTTTATTTTGCGAATCAAAAAGTTGTTTCAACTCCGCACGCACCTGTTCGCGCAACAGCGCATCCAAATTACTCAAAGGTTCGTCGAGCAAAAAGACATCGGGATTGCGTACCAACGCGCGAGCAAGGGCAACTCGCTGTCGCTGTCCCCCAGACAATTCGCGAGGTTTTCTATCGAGCAAAGACCCCAAACCCAACTTCTGTGCAACCTCAGCCACGCGGCTTTGAATCTCAGCCGAGGGAGTTTTGCGAATTTTGAGTGCCGTACCAATATTTTCCGC
Protein-coding regions in this window:
- a CDS encoding TOBE domain-containing protein produces the protein MTLSSKVAVLKDGLVQQLDPPRRIYTHPANEFVAGFVGSPQMNLLTLRCEGQQAFLGDFRIALPDFSNPLSSVVMGIRPDDVSLATPEETQTVQGEVFLTEGLGKENLISIRIDGSDTNIRALLPADRAWEGNKVTLALLPEKIHWFDVKSGERLN